The following proteins come from a genomic window of Flavobacteriaceae bacterium MAR_2010_188:
- a CDS encoding dimethylhistidine N-methyltransferase, giving the protein MKDTFYDDVKKGLISKPKFLQSKYFYDDNGSRIFQEIMQMPEYYLTDSEFEILSMQSQKIIESVGFKEPFNIIELGAGDGFKTFKLLEYLSSRKVDFTYMPIDISAEALKILSEKLNERLPNLKVEPKVGDYFSILEEIKHGSQPNLLLFLGSNIGNYSETAAIDLLKLFAKNISKGDKMLIGIDLKKNPNIIHQAYSDASGITKKFNLNLLIRINREIGADFKIDDFDFYCHYNPLNGEVKSYLVSLKDQKVNLKKLDIKVDFKRNEIIWTELSKKYNTEEITNLANSSGFKVNESFLDCKHYFTDSLWEKI; this is encoded by the coding sequence ATGAAGGACACATTTTATGACGATGTAAAAAAGGGCCTTATTTCAAAACCTAAATTTTTGCAATCAAAATATTTCTACGACGATAATGGGAGCAGGATTTTTCAAGAAATCATGCAAATGCCGGAATATTACTTAACCGACAGCGAATTCGAGATTTTATCGATGCAATCCCAAAAAATCATAGAATCGGTAGGTTTTAAAGAACCATTTAATATCATAGAACTCGGTGCAGGTGATGGTTTTAAGACATTTAAGTTACTAGAGTATTTAAGTTCCAGAAAAGTAGATTTCACTTATATGCCAATCGATATTTCGGCGGAAGCGTTAAAGATTCTATCAGAAAAACTTAACGAAAGATTACCAAACTTAAAAGTTGAACCCAAAGTTGGGGATTATTTTAGCATTCTTGAAGAAATTAAACATGGTTCGCAACCAAATCTGCTCTTGTTCCTGGGAAGTAATATTGGGAATTATTCTGAAACTGCCGCGATTGATTTGCTAAAACTTTTTGCCAAGAACATAAGTAAAGGAGATAAAATGTTGATTGGCATCGATCTTAAAAAGAATCCCAATATCATACACCAAGCCTATTCTGATGCGAGTGGAATTACTAAAAAATTCAACCTAAATCTGCTTATAAGAATCAACCGCGAAATCGGGGCCGATTTCAAAATCGACGATTTTGATTTCTATTGTCATTACAACCCACTTAATGGAGAAGTAAAGAGCTATCTGGTAAGTTTAAAAGATCAAAAAGTAAATCTTAAAAAACTTGATATTAAAGTTGATTTTAAGAGAAACGAGATTATCTGGACCGAACTATCCAAAAAGTATAATACAGAAGAAATTACTAATCTGGCAAATTCGTCTGGTTTTAAAGTCAACGAAAGTTTCCTGGATTGCAAACACTATTTTACAGATAGTCTATGGGAGAAGATTTAA
- a CDS encoding putative redox protein yields the protein MKSEKLRIKNSKGYFLNAHLELPANQRPNHYAVFAHCFTCSSTLGAVKHISRSLTTHGFGVVRFDFTGLGNSEGEFIESHFSGNVSDLIAVNDFLTEHYEAPKLLVGHSLGGAAVLVAAAQLENIVAVATVGAPSEIDHVKHHFSHKIEEILNQGETQVNIGGRPFIIDREFIDDFDKIDLPEVVSKMRKPILIMHSPFDKIVGIENAEKLYLTAHHPKSFITLDNADHLLSNSKDSLYVGNIIGTWAHRYIGPMENSMLDPDGEQLVAHLNLEEDLFTTDIQTKRHHFIVDEPESFGGDDFGPTPYDYLSGGLAACTAMTIKIYAERKKWDLKEIFVYVSYSKKHSDDLMLELEAPIQLDFILKKLKFIGNLDSSQKEKLKEIASKCPVHKTLANKVHFETEIIDD from the coding sequence TTGAAAAGTGAAAAACTAAGAATCAAGAATAGCAAAGGCTATTTTTTAAATGCGCATCTAGAATTGCCAGCTAATCAAAGGCCAAACCATTATGCGGTTTTTGCGCATTGTTTTACCTGTAGTAGTACTCTTGGAGCGGTTAAGCATATAAGTAGGTCGCTCACGACCCATGGATTTGGTGTGGTGCGATTCGATTTTACGGGTTTAGGAAATAGTGAAGGTGAGTTTATAGAAAGCCATTTTTCTGGAAACGTTAGTGATCTTATCGCGGTCAATGATTTTCTGACCGAACATTATGAAGCTCCAAAATTATTGGTTGGTCATTCCTTAGGAGGCGCCGCAGTTTTGGTAGCCGCCGCACAATTAGAAAATATTGTTGCTGTGGCAACAGTTGGCGCGCCGTCCGAGATTGATCATGTAAAGCATCATTTTTCACATAAAATTGAAGAGATCTTAAATCAGGGCGAAACCCAAGTAAATATTGGTGGCCGACCTTTTATAATCGATAGGGAATTTATCGATGATTTTGATAAAATAGATTTGCCTGAGGTAGTTAGTAAAATGCGCAAACCAATACTTATCATGCATTCGCCTTTCGACAAAATTGTGGGCATCGAGAATGCAGAGAAGTTGTATCTCACCGCCCATCATCCAAAAAGTTTTATAACCTTAGATAATGCGGATCATTTGCTGTCTAATTCTAAGGACAGTCTGTATGTTGGTAACATTATCGGCACCTGGGCACATAGATATATTGGCCCAATGGAAAATAGCATGCTTGATCCAGATGGTGAGCAGTTGGTTGCCCATTTAAACCTTGAAGAAGATTTGTTTACGACTGACATTCAGACCAAAAGACACCATTTTATTGTCGATGAGCCAGAAAGTTTTGGAGGAGATGATTTTGGGCCTACTCCTTACGATTATCTTAGCGGCGGACTTGCCGCCTGCACTGCCATGACCATAAAGATATATGCAGAAAGAAAGAAATGGGATCTAAAAGAAATTTTTGTTTATGTCTCCTATTCCAAAAAGCACAGCGATGACCTTATGCTAGAGTTGGAAGCCCCGATACAGCTAGACTTTATTCTGAAAAAACTAAAATTTATAGGTAATTTAGATTCCTCCCAAAAGGAGAAATTAAAAGAAATTGCTTCAAAATGTCCCGTTCACAAGACTTTAGCGAATAAAGTTCATTTTGAAACTGAAATTATAGACGATTAA
- a CDS encoding Uncharacterized conserved protein YdiU, UPF0061 family: protein MKFSKKQHFIEELVADANQVNSRRSVENAHFSFVEPKNPSNPELIHVSDFRQELGISEEETSSKEFLDIVAGNRIATNSKPYSMAYAGHQFGNWAGQLGDGRAINLGEIIHDDKSWVLQLKGAGETPFSRTADGLAVLRSSIREYLCSEAMFHLGIATTRALSLVTTGDKVLRDVMYDGNPELEKGAIVCRVAPSFLRFGNYELFASRKDYKNLKLLVDFTLKNHFSHLGNPSKETYLAFFEEVCESTLEMVVNWQRVGFVHGVMNTDNMSILGLTIDYGPYGWLEGFDYGWTPNTTDRQFKRYRYGNQPNICLWNLYQLANALFPLIEEVEPLQKILNGFNSEFEKRSLEMMRSKLGLMETLDSDKVLINKLEENLQLAETDMTIFFRKLSDFSVESSDGLGIIKESFYNAEALTDNFKSKWNEWFADYEGRLSLEKSSTQARKQLMDSVNPKYVLRNYMAQLAIDQAEKGNYDLLDELYLLLKRPYDEQPENQKWFSKRPEWARNKVGCSMLSCSS from the coding sequence TTGAAATTTTCAAAAAAACAACATTTTATTGAAGAGTTGGTTGCCGATGCTAATCAGGTTAACAGCAGGCGAAGTGTAGAAAATGCGCATTTTTCGTTTGTTGAGCCAAAGAATCCTTCCAACCCTGAGCTTATTCACGTTTCAGATTTTAGACAAGAACTTGGTATTTCTGAAGAAGAGACTAGCTCAAAAGAATTTCTGGATATAGTTGCAGGGAATCGTATTGCGACTAATTCCAAACCTTATTCCATGGCTTATGCCGGCCATCAGTTCGGAAATTGGGCCGGTCAGCTTGGCGATGGTCGGGCTATTAATCTGGGTGAAATAATCCATGATGATAAGTCCTGGGTTTTGCAGTTAAAAGGTGCGGGTGAAACGCCATTTTCTAGGACTGCGGATGGGCTGGCGGTTCTCAGATCAAGTATTCGCGAATATTTATGTAGTGAAGCGATGTTTCATCTTGGGATTGCTACGACTAGAGCCTTGTCCTTAGTAACTACTGGCGATAAGGTGTTACGCGATGTGATGTACGATGGCAATCCCGAGCTAGAAAAAGGGGCAATAGTGTGCCGGGTGGCGCCTTCATTTTTAAGATTCGGGAACTACGAACTTTTTGCTTCCAGAAAGGATTATAAGAATTTGAAGTTGTTGGTAGACTTCACCCTAAAAAATCATTTTTCCCATCTCGGAAATCCTTCAAAAGAAACCTATTTAGCTTTTTTTGAGGAAGTTTGTGAGTCAACCTTAGAAATGGTGGTTAATTGGCAAAGGGTCGGTTTTGTGCATGGCGTTATGAACACCGATAATATGTCAATTTTAGGCCTTACCATAGACTATGGTCCTTATGGTTGGTTAGAAGGTTTTGACTATGGTTGGACGCCAAATACTACCGACCGTCAATTTAAGAGATATCGCTACGGCAACCAGCCTAACATTTGTCTTTGGAATTTATATCAACTCGCGAACGCGCTTTTTCCGTTGATTGAAGAAGTTGAACCTTTGCAAAAGATTTTGAACGGTTTTAATTCTGAATTTGAAAAGCGTTCATTAGAAATGATGCGTTCGAAATTAGGATTGATGGAGACTTTAGATTCAGATAAAGTTCTGATTAATAAACTTGAAGAAAACTTGCAATTGGCAGAAACCGATATGACCATATTTTTTAGGAAGTTGAGTGATTTTTCTGTTGAAAGTTCCGATGGGCTTGGAATAATAAAAGAATCATTTTACAATGCGGAAGCTTTAACAGACAATTTTAAATCTAAGTGGAATGAATGGTTCGCGGATTATGAAGGCCGTTTAAGCTTAGAAAAATCTTCAACCCAAGCAAGAAAGCAGTTAATGGATTCGGTGAATCCTAAATATGTATTGCGAAATTATATGGCGCAATTGGCCATAGACCAAGCCGAAAAAGGAAATTATGATTTATTAGATGAATTATATCTGCTTCTAAAAAGACCTTATGATGAACAACCAGAAAACCAAAAATGGTTCTCAAAAAGACCAGAATGGGCGCGGAATAAGGTAGGCTGCTCAATGCTTTCGTGTAGTTCATAA
- a CDS encoding peptide-methionine (R)-S-oxide reductase, whose translation MINWNDIMRFATKGNPEPDKQLEKTDEEWKQQLTREQYRITRKKGTEAPHSGELCSRYDEGVYNCICCNTPLFGSTIKFKSSSGWPSFTQPIKENAVKYTKDSTMGMIRVEILCNACDAHLGHVFPDGPEPSGLRYCVNSESLQMQTEKV comes from the coding sequence ATGATAAATTGGAATGATATAATGCGATTTGCCACCAAGGGAAATCCAGAGCCAGATAAGCAACTTGAAAAGACCGATGAAGAATGGAAACAACAATTAACCCGAGAGCAATATAGGATTACCAGAAAAAAAGGTACTGAAGCCCCACATTCTGGTGAGCTATGTTCTAGATATGATGAGGGCGTCTATAATTGCATCTGTTGTAATACTCCTCTTTTTGGTTCTACCATAAAATTTAAATCGAGTTCTGGTTGGCCAAGTTTTACTCAACCAATTAAAGAGAACGCCGTAAAATATACTAAGGACAGTACTATGGGTATGATCAGGGTAGAAATTCTTTGTAATGCCTGCGACGCTCATTTAGGTCACGTCTTTCCTGATGGGCCAGAACCAAGCGGACTTAGATATTGCGTGAACTCAGAGTCATTACAAATGCAAACCGAAAAAGTATAA
- a CDS encoding peptide-methionine (S)-S-oxide reductase, translated as MKNKLIRIGLGGGCHWCTEAVFKSLMGVEEVKQGYIASTKPNDYLSEGIIIDYDQAIIPLEVLIKIHLLTHKSSSEHSMREKYRSAIYYFYYDQKPEVEGILQRLQLIVKDEIITTILPFKSFESSREEILDYFYKNPDKPFCQTYIQPKLKLLIREFSKFVDSEKLPQSILQTKD; from the coding sequence ATGAAAAATAAACTAATTAGAATCGGCTTGGGCGGCGGCTGTCATTGGTGCACCGAAGCGGTTTTTAAAAGTTTAATGGGTGTGGAGGAAGTAAAACAAGGCTATATAGCTTCTACAAAACCAAATGATTATCTTTCTGAAGGGATTATTATAGACTATGATCAAGCGATTATTCCTTTAGAGGTGTTGATTAAAATCCATCTTCTAACCCATAAATCTTCTTCTGAGCATTCGATGCGAGAAAAGTACCGCTCCGCTATTTATTACTTTTATTATGACCAAAAGCCTGAAGTTGAAGGCATTTTGCAAAGGCTTCAATTGATAGTTAAAGATGAGATCATAACCACTATACTACCATTTAAATCTTTCGAGTCATCGCGGGAAGAGATATTGGATTATTTTTATAAAAATCCGGATAAACCTTTCTGCCAAACCTATATTCAACCAAAGTTGAAATTATTGATCAGGGAATTTTCAAAATTCGTAGATTCAGAAAAGCTCCCACAATCGATATTACAAACTAAAGACTAG
- a CDS encoding peptide-methionine (S)-S-oxide reductase produces the protein MNDNLQIATLGGGCFWCTEAVVQRIKGVEKVVSGYSGGNAPGKPTYREICSGLTGHAEVIQIYFDPKIVSYQDILTMFMTTHDPTTLNRQGADRGTQYRSVIYYHDNEQKEIAEKVVADMANYYDDKVVTEISPLDIFYEAEDYHQNYYNNNKSQGYCTFVIDPKLSKLRKLYSDKLKAS, from the coding sequence ATGAACGACAATTTGCAGATTGCTACCTTAGGTGGAGGGTGTTTTTGGTGTACCGAAGCAGTTGTCCAAAGGATTAAGGGCGTAGAAAAAGTGGTTTCTGGCTATTCTGGAGGCAATGCTCCTGGAAAACCAACTTACCGCGAAATATGTTCGGGTTTGACTGGTCATGCGGAGGTGATTCAAATTTATTTTGATCCGAAAATTGTTTCCTATCAAGACATACTTACCATGTTTATGACCACCCATGACCCAACTACCTTAAATCGTCAAGGGGCAGACCGTGGTACCCAATATCGTTCTGTTATTTATTATCATGATAATGAGCAGAAGGAAATTGCGGAAAAAGTTGTAGCAGATATGGCAAATTACTACGACGACAAGGTAGTTACGGAAATTAGCCCTTTGGATATATTTTATGAAGCTGAAGATTATCACCAAAACTATTATAACAATAATAAAAGTCAAGGGTATTGCACTTTTGTAATAGACCCGAAACTTTCCAAACTAAGGAAATTATATTCCGATAAATTGAAAGCCTCATAG
- a CDS encoding HD domain-containing protein translates to MSDLIEKTDKYVFDLFKDSLPNSFIYHNYTHTKRVLKSTNEIIQNADLNEKEELILRLSALLHDTGYTKKREGHEEESVHLATEFLKGEKVEEDIIEGVRKCIMATKFKDSPHSKLEEIIRDADASHFGKDYFSEASEFLRKELEIQDVVTYDSEEWLDENIRVLSKSHQFYTDYALKNWQKQKEDNLAKLIKKKKKAKKKKKKEKMKAKFKADAKNESPERGIQTFYRVALRNHIKLSDIADTKANILLSVNAIIISLVLSNILSKLDNPSNDYMIWPTIIFTLFCVASMILSVVATRPNITRGEFTKEDVENKEVNLTFFGNFHKMELKEYQWAITELLKDKEYVYSSLTKDLYFLGVVLDRKYRILRLTYNVFMVGIILSVIAYGVALKLHDRGVPLEIGQ, encoded by the coding sequence ATGTCTGACCTTATAGAAAAAACAGATAAATACGTTTTTGATCTATTTAAAGATTCTCTTCCAAATTCCTTTATATATCACAATTATACCCATACCAAACGTGTTTTAAAAAGCACGAACGAAATCATACAAAATGCCGATTTAAACGAAAAGGAAGAATTGATTTTAAGGCTTTCAGCTTTATTGCACGACACTGGTTATACCAAGAAAAGGGAAGGCCACGAAGAAGAAAGTGTACATCTTGCAACTGAGTTTTTAAAAGGTGAAAAGGTCGAGGAAGACATTATCGAAGGCGTTAGAAAGTGTATAATGGCCACCAAATTTAAGGATTCGCCTCACTCTAAACTTGAAGAAATTATCAGGGATGCGGATGCTTCTCATTTTGGAAAAGATTATTTCTCTGAAGCCAGCGAGTTTTTAAGGAAGGAATTAGAGATACAGGATGTGGTAACCTATGATTCTGAAGAATGGTTAGACGAAAACATTAGGGTATTGTCCAAAAGTCATCAATTTTATACCGATTACGCTTTAAAAAACTGGCAAAAGCAGAAAGAAGATAATCTTGCCAAGCTAATCAAGAAGAAAAAGAAGGCCAAAAAGAAAAAGAAAAAAGAGAAAATGAAGGCTAAATTTAAGGCCGACGCAAAGAATGAAAGTCCAGAGAGAGGCATACAAACGTTTTATAGAGTTGCTTTAAGAAACCACATAAAACTGAGCGATATTGCCGATACCAAGGCAAACATTCTGCTTTCAGTAAATGCTATTATAATTTCCTTGGTCTTATCTAATATTTTATCAAAATTAGATAATCCATCTAATGACTATATGATTTGGCCAACCATCATCTTTACCTTATTCTGTGTGGCTTCTATGATTTTATCGGTAGTCGCTACTAGACCAAATATTACGAGAGGAGAATTCACCAAAGAGGATGTAGAGAACAAAGAAGTGAATCTTACGTTCTTCGGAAACTTCCACAAAATGGAGCTCAAGGAATACCAATGGGCCATTACCGAACTCTTAAAGGACAAAGAGTACGTTTATAGTTCGCTAACCAAAGATTTGTACTTTTTAGGAGTGGTATTAGATAGAAAATATCGCATCCTAAGATTAACTTACAACGTCTTTATGGTGGGTATTATACTTTCCGTAATCGCTTATGGAGTTGCATTAAAACTTCATGACCGAGGAGTTCCTTTAGAAATAGGACAATAA
- a CDS encoding peptide-methionine (S)-S-oxide reductase, with product MLERLVLFPIGYSEVSFQNKKYSVTKKEFNMGKSLKVFAQELSGKDFISFNLYLLEKGIQLKPCEMPKEKVLEFINGFQLLQDEK from the coding sequence ATGCTAGAAAGACTTGTATTATTCCCCATTGGTTATTCTGAAGTTAGTTTTCAAAATAAAAAATACTCGGTCACCAAGAAAGAATTTAATATGGGAAAGAGCTTAAAAGTGTTTGCCCAAGAACTTTCGGGGAAAGATTTTATTAGCTTTAATCTATATCTTTTGGAGAAAGGAATTCAGCTAAAACCTTGTGAAATGCCCAAAGAAAAAGTTCTAGAATTTATAAACGGCTTTCAACTTCTTCAAGATGAAAAATAA
- a CDS encoding ergothioneine biosynthesis protein EgtB: protein MTKEELLISFKSTRKHTEDLCISLKNEDYSVQPVDFVSPPKWHLAHSTWFFEQFVLHEFIENYKEYDQDFSYLFNSYYNNIGARVLRPNRGNMTRPSVDEVFSYRAAITANIEKLIFETDNDEVLNIVEIGINHEQQHQELLAYDIKYILGNQPTFPKYETTFELEEINSSEEFIQFDEGVYEIGHKSEGFSFDNEHGKHKVYLNDFNIRKTLVTNKEYLEFIEDGGYENFNLWHADGWEWINSNQIKAPMYWHKNQGSWFFYDYSDLVEVIPNQAVSHISFYEAYAFAEWKKMRIPTEFEWEVASTKIDWGQLWEWTNSAYLPYPNFKTADGALGEYNGKFMINQMVLRGSAITTPKGHERHTYRNFFQPDMRWMFSGIRLAK, encoded by the coding sequence TTGACTAAGGAAGAGCTGCTTATTTCATTTAAAAGCACGAGGAAACATACTGAAGATCTTTGCATATCTCTAAAAAACGAAGACTATTCGGTTCAGCCGGTAGATTTTGTATCTCCACCAAAATGGCATTTGGCCCATTCTACTTGGTTTTTTGAGCAGTTTGTTCTCCATGAGTTTATAGAAAACTATAAGGAGTACGATCAGGATTTTTCTTATTTGTTCAACAGTTACTATAATAATATTGGCGCGCGTGTTTTAAGGCCTAATCGAGGAAATATGACCCGCCCGTCGGTAGATGAGGTATTTTCTTATCGCGCCGCAATTACTGCAAACATCGAGAAACTTATTTTTGAAACTGACAATGACGAGGTTCTAAATATTGTTGAAATCGGAATTAATCACGAACAGCAGCACCAAGAACTTTTGGCCTACGATATTAAATATATTCTTGGTAATCAACCAACCTTTCCCAAATACGAAACGACCTTTGAGTTGGAAGAGATTAATTCTTCAGAAGAATTTATTCAATTTGATGAAGGTGTATATGAGATTGGCCATAAATCGGAGGGCTTTTCATTCGATAATGAACACGGAAAGCATAAGGTTTATTTGAATGATTTCAACATCAGAAAAACTTTGGTCACCAATAAAGAATATCTCGAATTCATTGAAGATGGCGGTTACGAGAATTTTAATCTGTGGCATGCCGATGGTTGGGAATGGATCAATTCTAACCAAATTAAGGCACCGATGTATTGGCATAAAAATCAAGGAAGTTGGTTTTTCTATGATTATAGCGATCTGGTTGAAGTAATCCCAAATCAAGCCGTTTCGCATATTAGTTTTTATGAAGCGTACGCATTCGCCGAATGGAAAAAGATGAGAATTCCGACTGAATTTGAATGGGAGGTAGCTTCAACAAAAATTGATTGGGGACAATTGTGGGAATGGACCAACAGTGCGTATCTACCTTATCCAAATTTTAAAACGGCAGATGGCGCTCTTGGTGAATACAATGGCAAATTCATGATCAATCAAATGGTTTTGAGAGGTTCGGCAATCACTACTCCAAAAGGTCACGAGAGACATACTTACAGAAACTTTTTTCAACCAGATATGAGATGGATGTTCTCAGGCATAAGATTAGCAAAATAG